TACTTTACCGCTTTCAACTATCGGTCTTAGAGAGGTGAGATACGTGATTCCACGAAATGTCGCTTCATAGATAACATTTTCTTCGCCTTCCCAAGCCCGCTTATAGTACGCTTCCAAATTTTTAGCCACATAAGCCGGCCAGATTTCATAAAGTCCATTCCCAATAATATGCGATGGTTTATAGCCAAGCCGGTACAAAAGCTCGCCATCACAAAGCGTATGGATGAACCGATCTCTCATATAACGGAATTTCATCGTCATTCCCTGCTGTCTCCGCACGGTTTCGTGTAAATCCTGCTGAGCCAGCCGCAGCGATTCGCGGTCTTTGTTGTGCTGGGTAATGTCCCTGGCAATCAGATACATCCCTTCCATCGCTTCATTCACGATAATGGGAACGTTTTTGACCCCTAATTCAATGGTTTCACCGTTTTTATGCTTGACGGACAACGTATAATTATCAGACTCTTGAAATATCAAGCCGGGTGAAAATATATGTTTTTTTTCCCTGCCCCCGAAGAAACGCGAGATCGGTTGACCGATCATTTCGAGCTCCAGATACCCCATGATTCGTTCCATAGCCGGATTCACGCTTCTAATCGCACCTGATAGATCACAGGTCAAAATGCCGGCTACATTGTGCTCGATTAAGGATCGATATCGTTGCTCACTTTGCGCAAGCTTGTGCTCTATTTCCGATCTGCTCGTAATATCGCGAATTTGAGCAACATAATACATCGGCTCTCCCTTCGAAGTACGCACAATCGACAAGGTGTACTCTACGGAAACGAGTCCACCGTATTTATGCTTCAGCTTCCGGTCGATCTGAAAGGAAGATAAGTGTCCTTGCAGCAGATTGCTCATAACCGTATGCTGGTGTTGTACATCCTGGGGAAGCAGCACTGCATCCCACTTTAACCCGTGTAAATCTTCAAGTGAATACCCGATAATCCCACTAAAGCATCGATTGATTTTAACCCAGTGTCCATTCATCGAAATAAGTGCCAGTCCGATGGCCGCATTTTCGAATATGGTGCCAAATACAGGTTCATGTCCGCCTAGTATCTCTTGAACATTGTCTGGATCTACGCCTTTACTCATTTCCAGCGGCTTATTCATCATTTGCACTCTATCTCCTATCTTTGACATCCCACGCAATTTTTCGCTCTATCTTGTTTAATTCGACAATTTGAAAATTATTCCTGCTTAGGAAGCTTTCTCAGTGCAAATTATGCTCGAAATGTGCCCTTCCGTTCACCGTTATGCTAGAATATGAATGATATGGGCATCTCATTATTGATGAAGGAGGCGGTCGCCCCGTGCCTAACATATGGACGCATCTTATCTTCGGTCAAGAGCTGATGAAGCAGCTCGGTCACAGTTCCCCGATGAACGATAAACAGTTAAGGCATATCTTTTCACTTGGCTGCCAAGGTCCCGATTTCTTGTTCTATCATAACTTCCTGCCCTGGAAAAAAGAGAAAACGATGAATCGGCTTGGGAGTGAAATGCATCAATCGTCCTGCGGTCCATTCATCATTGACCTGCTGAGGCAGGTGCAAGGAAGAGGCATTTACAATCCCGCTGTTTTATATGTGCTTGGCTTTATTACCCATCATGTATTGGACCGGAACATGCACCCTTATGTTTTTTATAAATCGGGTTTCAAGAAATGGCACCATCAAAGATTTGAAATTATTATGGATACGATTGTGGCCAAGCGGATGCTGGGGATTGAAACCTGGAAAACGCCGGTCTGGAAAGAAATTGATGTAGGCAAAGCATTTCCGCTAGGTGTCGTGTCGGCTTTGTCTGCAGCCGCGGTACAGCATTACCCCGAGCTTGCCGGGAAATTAACGGAGCAGGATTGGAATGATGCCTACCGGGATATGATTCGAGCGCAGAAGCTGTTTCACGATCCGACCGGCTTCAAACGTGTGGCAACATTCGGTCAAATCAGCCCGCTTGTATACGGCAAGAATCCGCGTCCGTTGGACTATATGAACGACGAGCACGCCGTCTGGAATTGCCCTACCTCTCTGCAGGACACTTATACGTTAAGTGCCTGGGATCTTTGGGAGCAAGCGATGGAGGACGGGTTAACCGTACTGCCAGCGGCTTTTCAAGTGCTGAACAGTCATTCAGAGGAAGCATGGTTGGCACTTACAGCAGTGCTTGGTAACCGTTCCTACGAAACCGGCAAATCTTGTGACAGCGGATTAAAGATCGTTCATGTCAATCCGATCATCTAGGAGTTACCCTAAGATGGATCGGGCTTCATTGCAGCTTGAGGCTCCTCATATGTCATTGTTCGAAAACATAAAGACCCGTTATTCGCGCTAGCAATTCTTGTGTGCGCTTAACGGGTCTTTCTTATTAGTGCAGCTTTGCTTATATAGCTCCAAGATTCGGGATCTGCCAATCAATCTCTTCTCGTCCAAGTTCCCGCAAATGTGCATTTGCTTTGGAAAACGGCTTGCTGCCAAAGAAACCTCGGTATGCGGACAAGGGACTTGGATGTACCGATTTCATAATGCGATGCTTAGAAGCATCGATCCATTTCTGCTTGGCTTGAGCATGGCTGCCCCAGAGCACGAATACGACAGGCTCCTCCCTATCATTCAAGCAGCGAATCACTTGATCGGTGAAGGTTTCCCAGCCCTGACCCTTATGCGAGTTAGCTGCGTCTGCTCGAACAGTCAGCACGGTGTTGAGCAGCAGCACGCCTTGCTCCGCCCACTTGACCAGATAGCCGTTATCAGGAATATTGCAGCCCAGATCGGATTGCAGCTCCTTATACATATTTAGAAGAGACGGCGGAGTTGCAACACCTGGCTTTACGGAAAAGCTCAGCCCATGCGCTTGTCCTGCGCCATGATAGGGGTCCTGTCCCAGAATGACGACCTTCACCGCCGAATACCCCGTTAGTTGCAGGGCATTAAACACATCGTGCTTGTCCGGATAAATGATCTGGGAATGATACTCCTGAACTAAAAATTGGCGCAGTTCTTGAAAGTAGGGCTTTTCAAACTCTTCTGCAAGCTGCTCCGACCAATCGTTTGTTAACACAACCATTCCTTCCGCTTCCTCCTACAATCTCTCCATTATAGATCAACTCCAAGCTCCCCAGTGCTCGGATCCTTTAGTATAATCCGCCCTTCAGCTGCTTGGCCGTCCGGAAGTGTCAGCTTCAGCTTCGTCGTCTTGCCTTTCTGAACCAGTGCTTGAATTTGCCCTTCCGTCAGACTTCGGCCGAAGCTGTCTTTCCAAATGACAAATTTGCACCCTTCCTTATAGTGCGAGCAGCCGTATCCTTTGCGGCCCATGAACAGCGAGCCGCCGCAGCCCTCTCTAGGGCAAGCGGCGATCATAGCCGGCGGACCGCCAGGCTGTGCGTCAACCGCTGCCTTACTTCGGGCAGCAGGTTTTTTAGCCGCGGCGCCCTCTGTGCTGCCGGCTTCTTTCTTCGTACGCGAGCCTGAAGAAGTACCGGAACCAGCTGCGCTTCGCTTGCTCTTGGACGCAGCTGCCGGAGCCTCCCCTTCGAAGGCAGATCTGGATGCTCTAGCCTGCCTGCGAACCTTATCGACGATCAGCGTTGCGAATTTTTTCACGTTGTGCATGAACTGCTCGTCAGAGGCCGTACCGCGGGAGATTTCATTCAGTCTTCGCTCCCACTGACCGGTCATCTCCGGCGAAGTCAGCAGTTCGATCCCCGCGCCGCGAATAAGCTCGACAGCCATGCGGCCTTTTTGCGTAATGACAATCTTCTTGCCCTGCATGTCCACATAGCCGACTTTCTTCAGACGTTCGATCGTCGCGGCCCTTGTGGCAGGGGTTCCAAGTCCAGAGTCCTTCATCGCATCGCGAAGCTCCTCGTCCTCGATCTGCTTCCCGGCGCTTTCCATCGCTTTCAGCAGGGTCCCTTCCGTGAAAGCCTTAGGAGGCTGCGTATCTTTTTCCTTCACAATCGCATCACTGCACGTCACGCCTTCTTGCGGCTGGATGGAGAAAGGCTCGTTCACTTCAACTTCCTCGTCTTCCTCCTCTTCCTTGTCCTTTCCTTTACTGGATTTCGACTTCTCTTTCTTCTGGTCGGCATATATGACCTTCCAACCTAAATGAAGAAGCTCCTTCACAGTCGTCTTGAACATCTCTTGCTCCACTTCCGTCAGAACCGTATGGACCTTATACTCGGCCGCTGGATAGAAATGAGAAAGGAATCGCCTTACAATCAAGTCGTACAGCTTCTGTTCATCCGGATTCAATCCGCTTGCCCGCTTATTCGTCGGAAGAATCGCATGATGATCCTCTACCTTGGCAGGGTTGCAGATGAATTTATTATTCTTGTGCACCAGATTGCGATTTGCCCCTTGTACTAGCTCCTGATAGGCTGTGCCCTGAAGCGCGGTTAACGCTTTGTGCATTTCGGGAATATTCTGCTCGGTCACATAGTTCGAGTTCGTCCTAGGGTAAGAGATCACTTTATGCTTCTCGTACAAAGCTTGCGCGGTGTCGAGCGTTTTCTTAGCGGAAAATCCGAACTTCCCGTTCGCCTCCCGCTGCAGGAGCGTCAAATCATACAGCTTAAACGGATACTCCTTCGTTTCCTTCACTTCATAGGAGGCAATCCTCGCAGGCTTCCCTTTCACCTTTGCAGCTAGTGCATCGGCTTTGTCCTTATCGGTCATGCGATCGCCCTGCCACATTCCTTTGAACTGGGTATCTCCTTGCGTGAATTGTCCCTCTAGCTCATAAAATTTTAACGAAGAGAACGCTTCGATCTGCTTCTGCCGATCATAAATAAGAGCAAGCACCGGAGTCTGAACACGTCCAACGGACAACAGCACATTATGCTTAGTCGTAAATGCGCGGGAACCGTTCATGCCGATGAGCCAATCAGCCTCACTGCGGGATCTTGCCGCTCTCGTCAAGTTCTCGTATTCGCTTCCGTCCTTTAACGTCTCAAAGCCCCTGCGGATTGTCTCCGATGTTAAGTCTGAGATCCACAGCCTTTTTACAGGATGGTGAAGACCCAAGTGACGTTGGATCAGGGAGAAAATATGCTGCCCTTCCCTCCCGGCGTCGCAGGCGTTCACGAGTAAGTTGCATTTTTTCGCGAGCTCCGCAATGACCTTTAATTGATCGTACGTTCGCGGATTCGGAATCAGCTTGAACTGCTCCGGAATGATCGGAAGATGGTCAATACTCCACTTTTTGTATTTGTCATCATATTGGTCAGGCTCCGCCAATTCAATCAAATGGCCGATCGCCCAAGTAATAATGTACGATTCGCCTTCCAGGTAAGAACGTTTGTTCATCGCCTTCGGCTCGATGGCAGACGCAATGTTGCGACCCATGTCAGGCTTTTCGGCTATAATCAAAGTTTTCACACCACATACCTCTTGTCGATTATTGCTGTCGATCTTTCAGCAGCTAACCTATATTCGTCCTCAAGTCTGCAAATTCCTTCTTACGATTTATCGTCGTAATAATAAAGCCTGGCATCTATGCCGTCTAGCAGCTCAATAATGCCATAAGAATACCGCGGCTGGCGGCGTTTGTCCGTAGGCGATCCCGGATTAAACATCAGAACTCCATCCATGATCTGTGAAAAAGGGATATGTGAGTGACCGAAGACGACGATATCCGGTTTTTCTTCCAGAAAAGCTTCTCTTGACCGTTCCTCCGTCGTTTTTCGAAATCCATCTCCATGAATAAGTCCGATCGTATACCCCTCTATAGTCAGCAGTTTCTTACGTCCGAAACGTTCGATAATGTCCATACCGTCATTATTACCTGCAACCGATTCACAAGGAGCGATTTGTTCGACTAGCTCAATCGTCCTCGGACTCACCCAATCTCCGGCATGAAGAATCAGCTCCACACCTTGCAGGCCTTGAATGAGCCTATCAGGCAGCTTCTCAACCCGATCGGACAAATGCGTATCCGCAATAACGCCAATTCTCATGATCATCTCTCCATTCCCCAATGCTTATTGCTGATATTCTATCAGGAAACGCTTACATTTGCACGTATATGCACGAATCACATGAACAGGTTGCCCCATTTATTTGGATTTAAGTCCACTTGTGGAAACTCGAAGTTTGTGCAGCAGTTTGCTACAATAATAACCATACTTGAAACTAAAGGAGGGTCATGCGCTTTTCGGTGGAAACGTGCAAGCTCCGGGAGACGCAATACATATGAAGCAACCAATTGCCATTCAAAATATTTGCAAGGAAGCCATGAGTCATCTGGAAAAAAGATTCATGGAGCGTGAAGAATTGATACGACTCCTGCTTCTGGCTGTCATGAGCGGTGAGCACATGCTGCTTGTCGGGCCTCCTGGATCAGCCAAATCCCAGCTGGCCCGAGCAATAGCAGGACTCTTCGGCAGCGACCAAGGCTTTGATTATCTCCTGACCAAGTTTACGACCCCTGACGAGCTGTTCGGACCTGTCTCACTGCAAAAGCTGAAGCAGGACGAGTACATGAGACTTACTGAGGGCTATTTACCCGGCGCAAGGTTTGCGTTTCTCGATGAAATTTTCAAAGCGAATAGCGCGATTCTGAATTCACTTTTATCTATATTAAACGAACGGATATTTTTTAACGGACGCGACAAGCAGCAGGTCCCTCTTCACTTCCTAATGGCTGCCTCCAATGAGCTGCCGGAGGATAACGAACAGCTGGCTGCGCTTTATGACCGCTTCCTCTTCCGTTTCGAAGTGGAATATGTCAAGCAAATATCCAGCTTTGAGCTGATGTTCACAGCGCCTTCTACACCGGTTCCAGCTATTCTTACAACGGATCTCGTCCGTCAGATTCAAGCTGCAGCCCAGGATATCTCACTCCCCGAGCCGATCATCTATATGCTATTTCAGCTGAAGACGGCTATGGAGGAAAAAGAATACGTCATCTCCGACCGCCGCTGGCATAAGATCGGCCGTGTTTGGAAAATTTCTGCCGCGATTCATGGCCGGAGCTCGGTGAACGTATGGGATACGGTCTTAACTCCCCATATGCTGTGGGATTTTCCCGAGGACTTAAGTGAACTCAAAGAAATCTTCGATAAAGTGTTCCAGGAGATGCTGAAAAAAGAGATGGAACAGGAGCTCCCTCTCCAGCAATATAACCAAACTGTCCGAAAATGGCTCGACCGGGAAGATGAGCTGCATTCCTTCCAATTTAAAAAGGAAGTGGGCGGTTCCTTATCCAAAGATGCCGCTGAACGGCTGAAAGCCGCGACGGAGGAGTGCCGCTCCGAACTGGAGGAAACGGCAAGAAGTCTGCGCGGCCGCCTCATGAGCTGGCAGGAGAAAGAGAAGAATCTGACGGAATGGATCGCTTCTCAATCGATTTTCCTGCTTCACCCTGATCAGTATGCGGTCAAATTTACCCATCTTCGTATTCAAGGCGAGCGCATCCTGCAATCCGTACAAGGCTTATACCGTACGCTGTTTGACAAGGAAATTCCGGGAATTGTGTATGACTATACGCTGTAAACGAGGTTCCTACCTATGATCATACGTTGTACGAGAGTTGACCGATATGTCTTTGACGGATATGTCCACTCTTCCCGGTCCGCCCGGGAGTGGATGCGCGAAGCGATGCGGCAAGCACCATGGTTCGATGTGGAGCTGTTCGCGGATTTCTTCATGTGCTTCTACTTGGCGAAGCCGGAGCCGGACGGCACGGTTGAAGCTTCTCCTTTTCACAGGTGGTTGGTGCTCACACTGCAGAAGCAGTATTTCTACATGTCCATCCATCCCAGAACGACGGGACATGTACCCGCTTCTTTCAAAACAGCCCTCAAATCGCTGATGTGGCTCACCGAATCCTACGAGAAGGAAGTCAAGCGCCGACAGAAGGAACAGCAGCAGCTTGGCGTCGGTATCGACAAGAAGCAGCAGCAGATCGGCCAGGAAGAAGCCAAGGTCAGCGAACGGCTGAGCGAGAAGCAGATTGAGAAGCTGCGGCTTGTCGGCTATACGCTGCAGCAGGGCAAGCGTACCGTAGAGGAGAAGCAAGCCTCAGCCGATACCAAGCCGCTTGTGGCCGAAGAGATTAGGGCGCTGCGACAGCGCATTGCGGAACTGAAGGAAGCGATGCGAACCGACTTTATGAAGCGCGATAAGCTCAAGGCTAAGCTCCGCAAAAGCGAAGAAGAGCTCGATAAGCGTGAGAAGCAAATGAGCCGCATGACGGCACGCGATGCCGCGGCGATGAAAGAGATCGAGGATGAGCTCGGAGAATGGCTGAACCGGGCGCTCAAGGATACCCTGTCGTTGGAGAATGATGACAGCTTCAATATCCACGAGCTGATGCAAGCGAGCCAGAGATTGGCCAATCGCCGCTGGGGCAGTGAGCTGGGCAAGCTTCGCCGCCAAGCTTTCGAGCAGTACAACCAGTGGATCGAGAAGTTAAAGCGTAATAAGGATCTAATTCAGTTCCTTCAGGAGGTTGGAAGAAACATCCATCATCTAAAGGTAGAGCGCAAAAAACAGCGTGCTGCCTACGTCCCTGAGGCGTATGATGATCTGCGCTTCTCAGGCAGCATCTCTCACATCCTTCCCAGCGAAGCATCGCTGCTGGCTGATGAAGAATTCGAGCCTTACTTTCTCGTCAAATGGATGGAACAGAAGCTAATGACGTACCATTATTCCGGCTCGCTTGAAGTACCGCAAAAAGGTCCCGTCATCTGCATGCTCGACACCTCACACTCCATGCGGGGAGCGAAGCTGAAGTTGGCCCAGCTGTTTACAGCTACCTTCGCCTCCTTCGCCCTGCTGGAGCGCAGAGATTTCATGCTGCTGCTGTTCGGCTCCAAAGGAGAGCTTATCGAGCATACGCTGTATCACAAGCGCCCGGACTGGGACCGCTTCTATGGACTCTCGCAGCTTGCCTTCGGCGGAGGGACCAACTTCGACGCTCCGCTTCAAAGAGGAATGGATGTCGTATCCAGCAATCCCTACTTCCATTCCGCGGATTTCGTTATGGTCACGGATGGCGTGGGACAGCTCTCTAAACCAACGCTGCAGAAGCTTGGCGCTCTGGGACAGAAGAAACAGCTGCGCCTCCACTCTCTGATCATTGGTTCGGCCAGGCAGCATCTTCATCAATCGTATGAGATACTTGGCGTTTCTCACCAGATCCGTTTTGCCACCACTTGGGACATGCAGGACGCTGTCAAGGATGAGCTGCTTTTGGATGTTTTCGCTAAACAGCCTGCTGATACTGGAAGGAAACGACGAACACCGTGAGACATGGATAGGATGTACAAATTGAATAAAGGACCTGCGCCAATTCCGGCTGCAGGTCCTTTGCTTGTCACGATGTTCTTAATTACTCGATTCGGCCAAATTCTTAAGCTCCTGGATTAACTGCTCGAGTTCCTGGAAGCTCTTTAGCATTTGCTCAACGGTAGCTTTCTGTTCTTCCACATGGGCTGTAATTTCCTGCGCCGCTGCACCTGATTGTTCGGTAACACTTGAAATGGAGGTGACTTCAAATACAATGCTGTCCGACGATTTTTTAATCGTGTTCGTCTTTTCTTCCACCTCTGAGGCTTGCTGTACCACTTGCTGCGTGATTGAAGTGATCTGTCCAAGCACTTGCTCCGACTCTTGAACCGCATGCTTGCTATCCTGAATTGCCGCTTTACCTCGTTTGACCTGTTCCGTCAAGCCATCCGTAGACTGCTGAATCAGATGAAGAATCTCCGAGATCTCTTCTACAGAGCGGCCTGAGTGCTCCGCCAGCTTTCTGACCTCACTGGAAACTACAGCAAAGCCTTTACCATGCTCTCCCGCGCGAGCTGCTTCAATGGCTGCATTCAGCGCCAGCAGGTTGGTCTGATTGGAAATATCCGTAATCGTCGTTAAGATAGCGCTGATTTCCTGATTTTGGTCATTGAGCTGCTGCATACTTGCTACTATGCTCTCTACAATGCCTTCTACGACTTCAATTCTTTGCTTGACATCCACGATTTGGTTATTACCTTTTTGCGAGATGGCAGCTGTTTCGTGGCTAAGCTCCTTCATGACTTGAGAGTGGTGATTCACAACTGAAATATCTTCGTGGGATTGCTGCAACAGCTCCGTGATATCGCCAACACTAACTGCCTGCGTCTCTACCCCTTTGCTAACCTCGGAAAAACCGACAGCCACCTCATTCGTGATTAATCCGGTTTTACTAACCTTGCGCTGAAGAAGCTCGTGGCTCTCACTTAAAGCTGCAATGGCATGCTTGACCTTGTTAAACATTTCTTCAGTCTGCTGCTTAGCGATTAACGCTTCTCTTTGCCGCTCTTGAATACGATTGAGCAGCTTGTACCCCATAACACTAGACATGCAAAGGACAGTCATTCCTACAACAAGTCCTATATTAGCAGGAAGAAAAGCAGACGTTCCTTCCGCATTTCCCGCAGGTACTCCTTGGATCAATAGAAGATTTGTTTCAGCTTATAGCAATAACTGCATAAGCCAAAATTGCCCGATAGGACGGAAAAATAGAAACAAATATACCCAGAACAATCGTAAGATCCAAGCTCAGACCCTTGGAGTTAATGACAAAATTCAAAAAGCCCAGACAGACCACCAAGATATATGGCGCTGCCCGCAGTCCTTTTCTTCTTCTTACAATGAACAATAAGGACAGGCTGGCAATTAAAAATATGGATGCGAAAGGTAAAATCTTAAGATCTCTCATCACGGCAAGCATAATAAAATCAAGTAAAGAGACAGCTCCGATCAAGACCGCGATGAGTTTGCTGCGTGACAAGTAAATGTGTTCAATTTCACTAAGCTGTGTTGATTTTTCAAACAAGGACATCCTTCAATACCTCCTGTAGACATGCTGAGATGAATAGTTCTGGTATTGGAGGATTCGTCTCGTAGCATCTATTTCCCTTTCGAAAACGTTCTCTTCCACTTCCTTCAAATAAGCTCCTTAATTGTCCGCAGGGAAACTCCGGTTCTTTGAACTACTTCCATAATGGTCGCTCTGGGGTTTGTACGCATGAAGTCCTTTACTTTTCTCGAATCGGCTAATAAAAGCTGTTTGCATGAGTGGCATCGATTCTCGAACCCTGCGACCATCAATCTCCCGCATGCGATGCAATTGCACATCGTCATTTCATTCACTCCCCAGACATTCGTTTGTACACAGTATTCGACAAACTTTTTTAAATTTCTGGGTGTCACTTCTCATAAATATGAAAAAACTGCCGCATGGAGCAATTAAGCTTCAAACGGCAGAACGTTATTAAACCAGCTTTATTTCATCCCCGGCCTTCACGTCTCCAGGGCGTTCCACATATGCGACAATCCCTCGCAGCTGCTGGGCTTCCTTAACAAAACGGTGCGTTAGGCTGTTATCGCCATAATAATTGGCAATTTGTTTACCCGGCCCCGTGCAAGGCTCATTCTCCCCTTCACAAACTAGACCGGCACCGCTGGGCAGCAGCATTCGGAGCCCTATGGGAAGCTTCGACAATTCAGGCAACCCGCTCACGACCAAATTGGCTCCCAGCCACTCTGGTTTGATCTCCTCCACACCCAGTCGGTTGGCTACCTCGCGGAGCTCTTCTACAGAAACCAAGCTCAGCTGTCTTCGGTTCATGATCTCTGTGCCTCTAGGATACATCGGCTGTCTAACATCTGCTTTAGCAGTGATTCCGAAGTGACGATCCCCGTGGATGCCCCCGAAAATCAGCTCAGCCCGGTCCATCAACCTGGTTACAAAAGTGCCCGGTGTATCTGCAATCAGTACTGCTTCTATTTTTGGATATTGTGTCATTGTACTCACCTGCCTTCAAAGGACATTATACAGCGGATTGTCCCTCGTCAGCCAGTTTCATATGCCTGTGTTTCGTTATTTTGTCAACGAATCTACATCAATGAAAGGTGTCGCTCCGCCGGTAACTGTTGGCAGACGACCGTCCCATTTTTCCAAAGCCTTCTCCTGTACTTCAATTTGTTTCAGCTGTACGAGCTCAGGTGTAACCTCCTGCTTCTTCAATTTAAGCGACTCCGCTTCCGCTTGAGCCTGCGCTACCTTCTGCTGCGCTTCGATCTGCACTCTCTTCAGATCATTCTCTGCCTTGAGCGCCTGCTGCTGTGCGACCTGCTTTGCCTCAATCGATTGGTTAAACGCGTCGGAGAACTTGAAGTTCACAATGTTGATGTCATTCACATTCAAGTTATAGCGTGCTAATCTTTTGGTCAACAAGTCCTGAATCTCCATAGCTACTAAATCTCGCTTTGCAATTAGATCCTCCGCCGCATATTTGGCGGTTACTTCCTTCACGATTTCCTGAATCGCAGGTGCGATGATGATATTGTCATAGGCTCCTCCGATATTGTTCATCAGATTGTATGCTGATGCTTTATCGATCGAATAGTTGACGGCCACATGCGTAGAAACGGGCTGCAGGTCCTTGGAGGATGCTGATGTATCCGATTCAGCTTTGGCAACCTGCGTGTTCACTTGGATAATGGTTTGGATGAATGGTACACGCAAATGTACACCTGGCTCAAGAACTTTGTCACTTAACTTACCGAAAGTTTTGTATAACCCCACATTCCCGTATTGAACAGTCGAAAAGCTGTTCAGCAGAACAATAAGTGCAGCAAGCAATATCAACGACGTGCTGATGATCCATTTCATATTCACATTACGTTTTTTGGATTCAAATTCGCTTCCATGTGTTTCGCCTCCCTATTTCGGTAACATCTTTCTATATGTACGATCAAGGGATGCAGCAGTTTCACTTTCCCGAACTTTTCAGCTTCGAATCTATGACTCCATAACCCGGAATGCATAATTCTGTACTGCTGCAAGGTGGGTTTGATTCAAATTAAAGGCTGTCTGTCAAATGCTTGTCGGAGAATATAAAAAACGCGCCGGACCTCTGGTCCCGCGCGAGTCGTGTTCAGTATGCCGGATCAATCGAACAGCGTTAGCTCTCCCTGATCAGCTACAAGTGTGTGCTATCGATAGTTATCATGATGAAAAATCATAAATGATAACAGCTGGTTCCCTGCAATGTTTGCATGCTACGCATCAAGCGAGCAGCTTCTCAATATCGGAAGCAATGTCAGCCGGCTCTGTCCGTGCACTGTATTGTTTTACCACTTGGCCGTCGGCATCTACCAAAAACTTAACAAAGTTCCACTCAATGTCCCCTGTGTGATAAGGTTCAGTCGCATTCGATACTAAATAAGTGAATAACGGATGGGCATGTTCACCTTTCACATCTACCTTTGCAAACATGGGAAAAGAGACCTGGTAATTTAGCTCGCAGAACTGTGCGATCTCTTCATTTGTTCCCGGCTCTTGGCTAGCGAATTGATTACAAGGGAAGCCTAACACTGTAAAATTACGGTCCTTGAACTGCTCATATAGCGCTTGCAACCCTTTATAGTGTGGAGTCAACCCGCAT
This genomic window from Paenibacillus hexagrammi contains:
- a CDS encoding methyl-accepting chemotaxis protein, translating into MSSVMGYKLLNRIQERQREALIAKQQTEEMFNKVKHAIAALSESHELLQRKVSKTGLITNEVAVGFSEVSKGVETQAVSVGDITELLQQSHEDISVVNHHSQVMKELSHETAAISQKGNNQIVDVKQRIEVVEGIVESIVASMQQLNDQNQEISAILTTITDISNQTNLLALNAAIEAARAGEHGKGFAVVSSEVRKLAEHSGRSVEEISEILHLIQQSTDGLTEQVKRGKAAIQDSKHAVQESEQVLGQITSITQQVVQQASEVEEKTNTIKKSSDSIVFEVTSISSVTEQSGAAAQEITAHVEEQKATVEQMLKSFQELEQLIQELKNLAESSN
- a CDS encoding prohibitin family protein gives rise to the protein MKWIISTSLILLAALIVLLNSFSTVQYGNVGLYKTFGKLSDKVLEPGVHLRVPFIQTIIQVNTQVAKAESDTSASSKDLQPVSTHVAVNYSIDKASAYNLMNNIGGAYDNIIIAPAIQEIVKEVTAKYAAEDLIAKRDLVAMEIQDLLTKRLARYNLNVNDINIVNFKFSDAFNQSIEAKQVAQQQALKAENDLKRVQIEAQQKVAQAQAEAESLKLKKQEVTPELVQLKQIEVQEKALEKWDGRLPTVTGGATPFIDVDSLTK
- a CDS encoding glutathione peroxidase; this encodes MSIYDIQVQTIQGEEQSLAAYKGKVLLIVNTASACGLTPHYKGLQALYEQFKDRNFTVLGFPCNQFASQEPGTNEEIAQFCELNYQVSFPMFAKVDVKGEHAHPLFTYLVSNATEPYHTGDIEWNFVKFLVDADGQVVKQYSARTEPADIASDIEKLLA
- a CDS encoding MOSC domain-containing protein, encoding MTQYPKIEAVLIADTPGTFVTRLMDRAELIFGGIHGDRHFGITAKADVRQPMYPRGTEIMNRRQLSLVSVEELREVANRLGVEEIKPEWLGANLVVSGLPELSKLPIGLRMLLPSGAGLVCEGENEPCTGPGKQIANYYGDNSLTHRFVKEAQQLRGIVAYVERPGDVKAGDEIKLV
- a CDS encoding AAA family ATPase, whose translation is MKQPIAIQNICKEAMSHLEKRFMEREELIRLLLLAVMSGEHMLLVGPPGSAKSQLARAIAGLFGSDQGFDYLLTKFTTPDELFGPVSLQKLKQDEYMRLTEGYLPGARFAFLDEIFKANSAILNSLLSILNERIFFNGRDKQQVPLHFLMAASNELPEDNEQLAALYDRFLFRFEVEYVKQISSFELMFTAPSTPVPAILTTDLVRQIQAAAQDISLPEPIIYMLFQLKTAMEEKEYVISDRRWHKIGRVWKISAAIHGRSSVNVWDTVLTPHMLWDFPEDLSELKEIFDKVFQEMLKKEMEQELPLQQYNQTVRKWLDREDELHSFQFKKEVGGSLSKDAAERLKAATEECRSELEETARSLRGRLMSWQEKEKNLTEWIASQSIFLLHPDQYAVKFTHLRIQGERILQSVQGLYRTLFDKEIPGIVYDYTL